CTCGGCGTCTTAATTGTTGGATTTAATCGCACACCTCCATTGCAAATAAGCGACTTTATGGAGGCATTAAACACGAAGTTCGTTCTTTATGTGCGGCGCCGATGATAGCGACTTGCTATGAAAAGGCAAAGGTTGCTATTCAAATTGGCTATGCCAACAGGGAGTTAAACCATTGtgatttatttcataaattcgCCATCAACGTTGCACATTTGTCAAGTGAGTCGAGTGGCCAATGATCGAAATGGCACAACATCGTTGGCTGAAAACGGTTTGGAGTGATAAGACCACTCCTCTTATCAACATTTCTCATAACTGCTGTacggattttaatttattattaagtttATTGAGCCATAACCCAAATCCATTAGCACTCAATGGAGATTTTAAGCAGCCCAATTGTCTgccacatatatgtattatcatatcatatctAGTTAACCTTTGTAAATCCGGTTAACTAATAGAGTTATTAATCACATTTGATTGCTTCAACTCCTTAAACATGCTATCTTCATTGCAGAAAACCCGGCTATGAGGACAAGATCCAGTACACAATTGCcgagaagaaggagaagaaggcgGGAAAGGCGCACGTTAACTCAGTATTCTTCAAACAGCTCCGCCAGCTACTCCGTAAGTGGACTCATAGATCCCTTAGCAGTCCCTCGGATCACCTGCAACCTTCCCTTCCCTTGCAGCCATCCTCATTCCCGGCTTTTGGAGCGTGGAGACCGGCCTGCTCTTCCTGGTGGCCGCCGCACTGATTGGCCGCTCGGTGAGCGACATCTGGATGATCCAGAATGCGACGGTGGTGGAGAGCACCATCATACACATGAATCGCACCAAGTTCAAGACGGCGCTGCTCAAATACCTGACAGCTCTGCCAGCGGTATGGGATACTAATGCGATTGCCCACACAACGAATTGTTCTAGCTTCGCGTTGCTGTTTCTTGCAGATCTCCGTTGTGACCAACGTCCTCAAGTGGAGTTTGGGTGAGCTGAAGCTGAGGTTCCGCACCAACCTCACACACCACCTGTACAGTCAGTACCTAAAGTGAGTGCCATGGTCAGATTGCTGCGCCGGGCGGGCAGATATTAACCAGACTCGTTCGATTGCAGCGGCTACACGTACTACAAAATGTCCAACCTGGACAACAGGATAGCCAACGCCGACCAGCTGCTGACCACGGACATCGACAAGTTCTGCGAGAGCGCCACGGACCTCTACTCCAACATCAGCAAGCCCGTGCTGGACATCTTCATCTACGTGTACCGCCTGACGGTGAATCTGGGCGGCAAGACGCCATCGATCCTGATGCTCTACCTGCTCTTCGCCGGCGTCTTCCTGACGCGCCTGCGCCGCCCCACTGGTCGCCTGACCGTCGAGGAGCAGAAGCTGGAGGGCGAGTTCCGCTATGTGAACAGCCGACTGATCACCAACTCGGAGGAGGTGGCCTTCTACCAGGGCAACGTGCGCGAGAAGCTCACGCTGCTGGCCAGCTACTCCAAGCTGCGTTCGCATCTGCGCAAGTTCCTCGAGTTCCGCGTCAGCATGGGCATCATCGACAACATCATTGGCAAATGTACGAATGCATCTGCAACTATCTACATTCAAGTGCACCTGACTCCAACCAATCCAAATTTCGCCCACAGATTTCGCCTCCATTGTGGGCTTCTACGCCGTCTCCATTCCCTTCTTCTCCGAAAACCATCCGCTGCTGTCCGGCGAGCATAGCGGCCAGCGCCTGCAGGCCTACTACACCTACGGACGCATGCTGGTCAAGCTGGCGGAGGCCATCGGACGCCTGGTGCTCGCTGGACGCGAGATGTCCCGCCTGGCCGGCTTCACCGCCCGCATGACCGAG
This Drosophila simulans strain w501 chromosome X, Prin_Dsim_3.1, whole genome shotgun sequence DNA region includes the following protein-coding sequences:
- the LOC6726474 gene encoding ATP-binding cassette sub-family D member 3 — protein: MAPALSKLANNQSAIVGVAGMTAALWIIAYGKMSNKKRKPGYEDKIQYTIAEKKEKKAGKAHVNSVFFKQLRQLLPILIPGFWSVETGLLFLVAAALIGRSVSDIWMIQNATVVESTIIHMNRTKFKTALLKYLTALPAISVVTNVLKWSLGELKLRFRTNLTHHLYSQYLNGYTYYKMSNLDNRIANADQLLTTDIDKFCESATDLYSNISKPVLDIFIYVYRLTVNLGGKTPSILMLYLLFAGVFLTRLRRPTGRLTVEEQKLEGEFRYVNSRLITNSEEVAFYQGNVREKLTLLASYSKLRSHLRKFLEFRVSMGIIDNIIGKYFASIVGFYAVSIPFFSENHPLLSGEHSGQRLQAYYTYGRMLVKLAEAIGRLVLAGREMSRLAGFTARMTELIKVLSDLNKGTYERTMVNGNNLAQNAVGSASSNFGPNKGIMCFEDNIIRFEKVPLVTPNGDVLLQELSFEVKSGTNVLVCGPNGCGKSSLFRILGELWPTWGGKVTKPSRGKLFYVPQRPYMTLGTLRDQIIYPHTRDDMRRLGHSDEDLMHYLDIVQLTYLEQRENGLDSIEDWIDVLSGGEKQRIAMARLFYHKPQFAILDECTSAVSVDVEGKMYSYCREVGITLFTVSHRKSLWAHHDYYLQFDGRGSYEFATIDQDKDHFGS